CGACGGCCTGACCGTCTACGTCCTCGACTGCATGCGCACCCTCGCCGTCTACCGCTACTCAGCGAAGACCGGGAGACGCACCGGCAACGGCGAAGGCGGCAGATACCGGTACCGCGCCGCGGTCAAGTACGAGAACAGCGCCTGGAAAGTCTCCGACACGAAGCGGGACAAAGCATGCTGACCACTCAACGAACCCCACGGCCCGGTTCCCGAGTCGGCTCGGCCGGCCACGGACTACGCACTCCTCTGGGATTGGCGCTGTCGCTGGTCGCCATGTCGGTCATGCTTCTGACCGACACGGGAACCGCCACGGCAGCCCCCTGTAGCAAGGGTGGGGACGACAAGTTCGGATGCGGCCTCGGCGACGGCGGCGGGGGATCAGGTGGCGGAGGCGACGGTCCAAGCGGGGGCGACGGTGGCGGTCAGCTTCCCGAGCCGTCAGGAGATAATGGCGCAGGCGGAAACTTCAACAACGATCCGGACCCCCTTCCCACTCCACAGCAGCTAGCGGAAACCCTGCGGTCATCCGCCGTCATCCCTGTTCCTGTAGTTCGTACAGAGCCCGCGAGAAAGACATACGTGCGCCTGCGCACCACACTTGCGGTAGACAACTACACAACGGTGGCAACCGAGCCGATCACCTCAGGCGGACGGACAGTTCAGGCGGTCGCAACTCCGTACTACGTAAAATGGAATGTCGGCGAGACGACGTTCGATTGCTACGGATCAGAGCCACCGAGCAGTCCTAAATGTCAACATGTCTATCAACGTTCGTCAGCCAACGCACCAGGCGGCGCCCACCAGATCACTGCAACCATTTTCTGGCGGGTGGACTGGACCTGTGCCGGGGCGACCTGCGGAACAGGTGGCGGTCGACTCTTGGACCTCCAACAAACCTCGACCCCCCTGACGATGGTGGTCAGCGAGATTCAAACGAACACACGATCATGATGAATATGACCAAGCCGACGGCACACACCCTCCGCCGGCTCCTCATCCTCGCCTCGCTGGTTGCAGCCACTGCGGGTTGCGGTGACAACCCAAGCCCGAAAAAGGCCGCCCCTACCCCCAGTCCACAGAAATCCACACCAGCTCCTCCGCCCGACTACTCTGAGCAGCAAGTCAGGCGCGGACTTCTCACCTCCAAGGAGATCGGCGAGGCAAAGCACGAGATACCTGTGGCAGTAGAGGCCCTAAAGAGGGGAAGGGCCCCTATGTGCTCCCTTTCAGATGCAACCTTCAAGGGAAAGCCCGATCTAACAAGTAGACAGTTCATCAACAAACCGAGACTACCTCGGAATGAAGTCAAGTACGCCCAAATCGTTGCGCGATACAAAAATGCACCCGAAGGCATGAGCGCCTTTACGGCGCTCAGATCGCGAGCGAACTCATGCCCGCAACAACAAAAGGTGCCCGCGAAAAAGAAATCAGGTACGGACTCCACGTTCTACCCCCACGACGACACGTGGAAGGTCACCGAGAATCCCATCGCCGGATGGTCTCACTTTCGCGGTTTCGAGAAGCATGTCGAGCCCCGGGTGATGAAATACAACGTCTACTTCCTCATATACGACTACGCGGTGCGCGGCAATCTGGTCGTCGCGTCGCTGTACTGGGAGCGCAACGAGCCCGGTGAGTCCGGCGATCCGATCGCCGAACGGGCGACGGAGTTGCTGACCCGGCAGCTCCGGAAGTTCGGGTGAGCGGACCACTCGCTCCGGGAGCTTGGCGAGTGCCGGGCACCGAGGAGTTGGCCGAACTCGGCTCGGGAGCCCAGGGCCGTGTGGTGCTGGCGCGGCACGAGGCGACCGGGAACGTTGTCGCGATCAAGTACTTGAACGAGGGACTCCTGGGTGATCCCCGGGCTCTGGACAGGATGCGCGGTGAGGCCGCGGCCCTGTCCAGGATCTCCAGTCCGCACGTCGTGCGTCTGTATGGCCTGGCAGAGTCGGCTCACGGCGCCGCCATGGTCATGGAGGCCATTCCAGGACAGTCCCTGCGGACGGTCTTGGACGCGCAAAGCGGGCCGTTGCCGGCCGAGGCGGCTCTGACGATCCTTAAAGGTTCGTTGCTGGGTCTCGCCGCAGCGCATGCCGCAGGCGTCATCCACCGTGATTACAAGCCGGGCAACATTCTGGTGCTCCGCGATGGGCTCAGTAAGCTCGTCGACTTCGGTGTGGCGGGGCTGACGGGCCAGACGGGCTGGTTGGGAACTGCCGGATACATGGCACCCGAGCAGTGGAGCGGCGAGCCCATCAGTCCGGCCACCGACCTGTATGCCGCGACGTGCGTCTTCGTCGAATGCCTCACCGGATCGCGTCCCTATGACGGCAGGACCGTGGAGAGTCTTCGGATTCAGCACATGACGTCCCCGGTGCCGTTGCAGATGATTCCTGAGCCGCTGCGGCCGATCGTCGCCCAGGGCCTGGCGAAGTCCCCCGCCCAGCGGCTGTGGGACGCCGAACGGTTCGCGCAGCAGCTCGAGTCGATCGCCGCTCTCCACTTCGGTTCTGACTGGGAGCGCCATGGCCGCGAGAAGCTGGGCATCGCCGCCGCCGGCATTGCGATCGCGGCGCCGTTGGCCGCCCTCGTGGGAGGCGCCTTCGTCGCCCCCGGAGCGACGGTCACCGGGGCGGCCGTGGGGCAGGCCGCCGGAACCCAGACCGTCGTTCACGCGGGTACCGCAGGCGGCAAAGGCGCACTCGCCAAGATCGGTGGGGCCAAGGGTGTTGCGGCCATGGGTACCGCAGGGGCAGCGATCACTGCGTCCGTCATGTTCCTGCCGTCCGACCCAGGTGTGGGCGGCGAGGCACAAGGATCACTCCGTGTACATTTCACCCGTCCAGGAGTTCTTACCGGCCAACCGTACATGCCTGCCGCGGACTCCCCGTACATGAGATTGTCCATCCAGGTCAGTCCGGCACGCGTCAAACCGGGAACGCGGATGCGGGTCACCACGTTCTTCTCCGCCAGAACGCCACAGGGCGGCAAATACCTGCCAGGCGGTGATCTTCAGTGTTTCGGCGAGGACTCTGACCGCCGGGACGTGATCGGTTCGTACAACTTCAGCATCGGCGAGCAGAGCAAGAATTCCAATCCTCGACAAGCTGTTCTGGGGCTCTACAAAACGCCACCCGCCCAAAAAGACAAAATTCCCGGGACGGGAGCCATTAGGCTGACGACCTCTCGTCGGGTGAGCGCGGAGAAGCAACCGTACGTTCAGGCCGAATGCGGATACCTGAGCACATGGACCGACGTGAGAGAGATCGTCGTCCCCTCTCACGACACGGTGCGCCCTGGCAGCTACCTCGTCTCGCCGACGATCCCACCACAGCTCACCGTCATAACCAGGCGTGGAACCGCCATCTCCCCGGCCTCCGTGGGAGCGGTCGTCGAGGGGAGTCTCCCTGTGATGACCGTGCTCGAGTAGTGACCTCCGAAGCGTTCTCTCAAACGGGCGGCTCCCCCGTGAAGGTCGCCAAGGTGCAGATCCGGAGCTGGGACACCTCGACACAGATGGCTCGGGCTGCAAGGTCGCCCACTGAGGACGGTGTCGTGCTCCCCGATCGAGACCAAGGGCTCGGTGGGGGTGGCTGGATCGGTCCGGGGTGGGGCTTGATCGTGTCTGGTGGGGTGGGCGCAGGATCGGGGCATGAGGCGAGCGTTGGTCGTGATCGATGTGCAGGAGTCGTTCCGGCGGCAGGCGATGTGGGAGGCGGTGTCGAACCCGGGGGTCGTGGGGAAGGTGGGGCGGCTCGTGGAGCATGCGCGGGGCGGAGGGGATCTGGTGGTGTGGGTGCTGCACTCCGCGCCGGGGTCGGGGACCGTGTTCGATCCGGAGCGGGGGTTCGTTCGGCTGATGGACGGGCTGGAGGTGCGGGAGGGGGAGCCGACGTTGGTGAAGACGGCGCACAACGCGTTCACCACGACGGATCTGCAGCGGCTGTTGACGGCGCGAGGGGTTCGGGAGGTGGTGGTGTGCGGGATCCGGACGGAGCAGTGCGTCGAGACGACGGCGCGGTTGGCGTCGGATCTCGGGTACGAGGTGACGTTCGTGACGGACGCCACGGCGACCACGCCGATCCCGCATCGGGACGCGCCGGCGGGGCGGTCGGTCGCGGAGGTGCTCGCGGATCCGCGGACGCTGGGCACGGACGCGATCACGGTGCGGACCGAGTACGCGTTGGCCGGGAGGTTCGCCGCGATCCGTACCGTGGACGGGTGACCGGAGTCGTCGTGGGGGGTTGACCGGATCGTGACGCGCGTCGTCTTCCTGCTCGTGCCGCGACTGCATCTGCTGGACCTGGCGGGGCCCGCTCAGGTGTTCTCGACCGCCGCGGATCTCGGGTACGGGTACGAGTTGAGCTATGTGGCCGAGCAGGAGGACGTTCCTTCCGCTCCAGGGGTGCCGCTGCGGGCCGGGACGGCACGGCCCGAGGTGGGGCCGGGCGACCTCGTTCTGGTGCCGGGGTGGCGGGCCCCGACGTTGCGGCGGCATGAAGGTGTGAGTGCGGAGCAGGCGAGGCGGCCGGCCGAGCACCATGCGCTCGGGGGGACGGTCGCGAGCGTGTGCGCGGGGGCGGACGCGCTCGGGTGGGCCGGGCTGCTCGAGGGGCGGAGGTGCACGACACACCACGCGCTGCAGGAGGAGTTGGCCGTCCGGTACCCGCGGGCGAGGGTCGTACGGGACGTGCTGTACGTGATCGACGATCGGGTGGTGACGTCGGCGGCCATCGCCAGCGGCATCGACCTGGCGCTGCACCTCGTCGCGACGCGACGCGGCACGGGCCGGGCGCGGCGGCGAGGGTCGCGCGTTCGATGGTGGTGTACGCACGCCGCAACGGGGAGGAACGGCAGGCGAGCGCGATGCTGCGGCATCGGGCCCACCTGAGCGATGTGGTCCATCGGGTGCAGGACCTCATCGACACGCGGTTCACCGACCGGCTGTCACCGGCGGACCTGTCCGCCGCCGGGGTGAGCGAACGGACCCTGACGCGGCTGTTCGGGCGCGCGACGGGGATGACGCCGCTGCGCTACCAGCAGGTGCTGCGGCTGGAGCGGGCCGGCCACCTCATCGGTCAGGGCGCGACCGTGGAGGCGGCCGCTCGCGCGGTCGGATTCCAGGACGCCCGCATGCTCCGCAGGCTGAGGGCCCGCCCCAAGGACACCGAGGACGCGACACGCCTCTCCGCCTGAGGCGGAGAGCAGGGGAAGGTCAGTGGAGCCGGCGGGAGGCCACGACGATGCCGTCCTCGTCGCTGTAGAGCCAGGCCCCCGGGGCGAAGTCGACACCGCCGAACGTGACGGGCACGTCGGTGTCGCCGTCGCCGGCCTTGGCGCTCTTGCGGGGGTTCGAGCCGAGGGCCTTGATGCCGAGGTCGAGGGTCCGCAGGGTGGCGACGTCGCGGACCGCGCCGTTGATGACGACGCCGGCCCAGCCCTGCTCGACGGCCGCCGCGGCGATCAGGTCACCCATCAGGGCCGAGGCCAGGGAGCCGCCGCCGTCCACGACCAGGACGCGACCCTCGCCGGGGCCGTTCAGCACCTTCTTGACCAGCGCGTTGTCGCGGTGGCAGCGGATGGTGGCGATCGGACCGGCGAACACGGCACGGGCCCCGTACTGGCGGAACTGCGTCTCGCAGCTCGCCAGTTCCGCGTCGAAGTCGTCGATCAGGTCTGCGGTCGCGAACTCCATGGCCGAAGCCTACCGAACGGGTACGAGGCGGGCGGGCTCAGGCGTCGGGGCCGCCGGTGGGGCGGCCGATGAGGCGGGACAGGACGATCGAGGTCTTGGTCTGGGCGATGTTGGGCTCGCGGCGGAGCCGTTCGAGGGTCTCCTCGAGGTGGCTGATGTCGCGGGCGCGGAGATGGATGAGGGCGTCGGCCGCGCCGGTGACGGTGTAGGCGGCGATCACCTCGGGATGCTTGCGGACGCTCTCGTACGTCTCCTCCGGGGAGCGCGCGCCGTTGTAGAAGATCTCGATGAACGCCTCGGTGGACCAGCCCAGGGTGGCGGGGTCGACCACGGCGGCGAAGCCGGTGATGACACCCTCCTCGCGGAGGCGGTCCACGCGGCGTTTGACCGCCGGCGCGGACAGGCCGATCACGTCGCCGATCTGGGCGAACGACGCCCGGGCGTTCTCCAGCAGCATCGCAACGATTCGGCGGTCCAGGTCATCAAGACGCAACGAAGAGATCCCCTGAAGTCGGCTTTCGCGATTGGTCGTGCCCCGTACCCGAACATACGCTGTGAGCAGGCCCGCGACCAGCCGACGGGCAGCCACCCGCGGCGACCGGGCGAACCCCGAACGGCCGCGCGTCGACACCCACCGCGGTCATCCGGGGCCGGGGACCGCCGAAGGAGAACCGTGACGCTCACCCAGCAGTTGCGCGCCCTGTCCGAAGAGCACAGCGCCCACAACTACCACCCGCTCCCGATCGTGATCACCGAGGCCGAGGGGGCCTGGGTCACCGACGCCGAGGGCCGGCGCTACCTGGACATGCTCGCGGCGTACTCGGCGGTCAACTTCGGGCACCGCAACCCCCGGCTGGTGGAGGCCGCGCGCCGCCAGTTGGAGCGGGTGACGCTGGTCAGCCGGGCCTTCGACCACGACCAGTTCGGCCCGTTCGTCGCCGAGCTGGCCGAACTGGCGGGCAAGGACATGGTGCTGCCGATGAACAGCGGCGCCGAGGCGGTGGAGACCGCGCTCAAGACCGCCCGCAAGTGGGGGTACGAGGTCAAGGGCGTGCCCGCCGACCAGGCCAACATCATCACGTTCGAGGGCAACTTCCACGGCCGGACGACCACGATCGTCGGCTTCTCCACCGACCCGGACGCCCGGAACTCCTACGGCCCGTTCACCCCCGGGTTCCGCACCGTGCCGTACGGGGACGTCGAGGCGCTGCGGGCGGCGATGGACGACTCCACCGTCGGGGTCCTGATCGAGCCGATCCAGGGCGAGGCCGGGGTCAACGTGCCGCCCAGCGGCTTCCTGCGGGCCGTGCGGGACCTGTGCACCGACGCGAACGCCCTGATGATCGCGGACGAGATCCAGTCCGGGCTGGGCCGGACCGGCACCACGTTCGCGGTCGAGCACGAGGGTGTCGTGCCCGACGTCTACATCCTGGGCAAGGCCCTGGGCGGCGGCATCCTGCCGGTGTCCGCGGTGGTCGCCGACAACGACGTGCTCGGCGTGTTCAAGCCGGGCCAGCACGGCTCCACGTTCGGCGGCAACCCGCTGGCCTGCGCGGTCGGCCGCGAGGTGGTCGCGATGCTGCGCACCGGCGAGTTCCAGGAGCGGTCCCGCACCCTGGGCGCCCACATGCACGCACGCCTGGGCGCGCTGCCGACCGACGTCGTCCGCGAGGTCCGCGGACGCGGGCTGTGGGCCGGCGTCGAGCTGAACGGCAAGGCGCGCCCGGTCAGCGAGAGGCTGATGGAGCTGGGCGTCCTGGCCAAGGAGACCCACGAGACCACGATCCGCCTGGCGCCGCCGCTGGTGATCGGCCAGGACGACCTCGACTGGTCCCTGGACCAGTTGGAGATCGCTCTTGCTGGTTAATGTGGGGGGGCGACCCCCCACACCCCCCGCGCCCGGTCTTGAGATCTTCAGGCGGGCGCCCCTCCGCTTGCGCTCCGGGCCGCCCGCCTGAAGGACCGGGCGAAACCCCCGATTCTGGCTGTCTTTCGTGGGGGGCGACCCCCACACCCCCGCCCGGTCTTGAGATCTTCAGCCGAACGCTCCTCCGCCGGCGCTCCGGAGCGTCCGCCTGAAGGACCGGGCACAACCCCCCGTGGCTCGGGTGCGCAAGCTCGCTTGAAGCATCTTCCCCACACCTGCCATATCCGCGTTCGCGTCAGGTGAGGCGCTGGTAGCGGCCGCCGTAGTAGAGCAGGGGGCGGTCCTCGGTCTCCGGTGCGTGGGCGCCGAGGACCTCGCCCACCACGATGCTGTGGTCGCCGCCGTCGTGAACGGCGTGGGTGCGGCATTCCAGGGACGCCAGGGCCCCGCTGAAGATCGCGGCGCCGGTCATCGGGCCCCGTTCGAACCGCCAGTCGCCGAGATGGGCGCCCAGGGGGCGGCCGCGGGTGGCGAACCACTGGGAGACGTCCTGGGCGCTCTCGGGCAGTACGGACACCGCCCAGCGTCCCGCGGTCAGCACGGCGGCGTGGAAGCGGGCGATCTTCTCGGCGCAGAACAGCACGAGGAGGGGCTCCAACGACACCGAACTGAAGGCGTTGACCGTCATCGCGTGGTCGACGCCGTCCGCGACGGTGGAGACGACCGCCACGCCGGTGGCGAACCGGCCGGCCACCCGACGGAAGTCCCGGGGGTCCACCGCGGCGCTCGGCGGTATCTGCGGGAGTGGCTCACTGTTCACGGTTTCCCCACATTACCCAGCGGCCCGTTCCGCCCCCGCGCCCAGCCCCGGCGTACGCGGTCGGAGGCCCCGTGACGTGCAGGGACCCGTGAAGGTCAGCGGCGGTCGACCCCCGGACCCAGCAGCCAGGATCCGTGCGACGGCGATCGGGTGAGCGCGACGGCCACGCCTCCGGTGACCAGGCCGCCCATGATGAACAGGTAGCCGGCCAGGTCCCCGGTGACGACCAGGTCGCCCTCCGAGCGTCCGGTGGACAGCAGGGTCACCACCAACGCCCACGTCACCCAGGGGACCGCGGCGGCGATCTTGGTACCCATCAGCCGGCCCGCCAGCCAGGGCAGGGCGAAGTTCAGCGCGACCAGCAGCACGGCCGCCAGCGGGAACGAGCCCGTCCGCCAGCCGAAGTGGAACGAGCCGACCACGCCGAGCACCAGCCCGAGCAGGGCGAGGGTCCCGTAGGCCCCGCCGGTGAGGAACGCCAGGAAGGCCCCGTCCTCCGCGGGATCGCGGAGGACCCCGGGATCCACGAGGTCCGGGAGATCCGGCGGCTCCGCGGGATCGTCACGGGGGAGCGACGCGGCCCGCGGAGGCACGGCGGATTCGTCGCCGTCCTCGGCCGGCGACACCCGGATGTCCTCGTCCTCGTCCACAATCCCTGAGGTTATCCACTCCCGGGGGCGCCGGCCCCGCGCGGGCACGCCTTCGGGCGCGGCTACTCCAGCCCGGGGAGGCCCGAGAAGAGGCCGCTCTCGCGGCCGTCCACCGTCGCCGGGCCCCGGTCGCCGTCGAGGAGCGTGTAGTACTCCGCGCCGAACGCCTGTTGGCCGATGTTGTTGGACAGCGCGAAGAACGGGCCCTGGTCCTCGGCGGCGACCGTGATCTGGGTGCGGTGGGCGCGCAGCGCGGCCAGCTTGGCGGGCAGGTGGGCGCGGGCGTCCACCACGGTGGTCACCTGGCCGTCCGGGACGCCGTAGCCGAGCTGGTCGATGCCGGAGACCCGTTCGAACGGGTGACGGGACTCGCGCATCAACGCCATCGACCGGGCCAGGACGGTGCGCGGCGTCGCGGTGGCGTAGAACTTGGCCACCCGCCACGGGTCGCCGTGGCCGGAGACGGAGCCCGCGGGGGACGCGGCCAGCTCGCAGGCCCGCAGGGACACCCGGTGGGCCTGGATGTGGTCCGGATGGCCGTAGTGGCCGTGCTCGTCGTAGGTGACGAGCACCTGCGGGCGCACTTCGCGGATGACGTCCGCGAGGGGGGCGGCGGCCTCGTCCACGTCCGCCCGCCAGAAGCAGCGGGGGTCGTCGTTGGTGGGGGCGCCCATCATGCCGGAGTCGCGCCAGCGGCCGGGGCCGCCGAGGAAGCGGTGGTCGGTCACGCCGAGCGCGGCGCACGCCTCGGCGAGCTCGCCGATCCGGAACTCGCCGAGCCGGTCCTCCTTGTCGGAGGCCAGATGCCGCAGCTCGTCCGGGACGATCTCGCCCTCCTCGCCCAGGGTGCAGGTGACGAGGCAGACGTGCGCGCCCTCCGCGGCGTACGCGGCCATCGTGGCGCCCGTGCCGATGGCCTCGTCGTCCGGGTGGGCGTGGACGAACAGGACCCGCCGCCGATCCGTGTCACTCATAGGGCCGACCCTACTCAGGGCGCGGGAGCGTCCTGCTGCCCGGTCCCACCGCCGTCGCCGGTGCCGGTGCCGGGCTCGCCGCCACCGCCACCGCCTCCACCACCGCCGGGAGGCGGGGACTCTCCGCCGCCACCGCCTCCACCGCCGCCGCCTCCACCACCGTCAGGGGGCGGCTCGGTGCTGGGCGGCGGGTCGGTCGGCTGCTCGGGCGGGTTCGTCGGCTCCTCGGACGGCGTGGAGCTCGGCTCGGGTGTGGTCGGGTCCGGGTCGGGGTCCGTGGTCTGTTGCGGCGGGCCGGAGTCCTCCGGAACGTCGGGGGGCGGCTCCTGGTCGTCCCCGTCGTCGGTGCTCTGACTCGCCGACGGACTGTCGGTGGGGGTGACGCCGGGATCGTCGCCGCCGCCCGACGCGTACACCAGTCCGCCGATCAGCAGCAGCACGGCCGCCACCGCGACCACCGTGGCGATCAACGGCCCGTTCGACCGGCGCTCCCCCCGGCCGGGGCCGCCGCGCCCGGACGGGTCGGGATAGCCGGGGACGCCCGGCAGCGTCCCGGTGACGGGCCCGGACGGCCCATGGGGCCCACCGGGTCGGACGGGCGAGGCACCCGTGGCGCGGCCGGCGATCTGCTGGCCCTCCGCGAGCACCGCCGTGGGCAGGTCGTCGGCCGCGGCGCCCGCGCCCGCCGCTCCGACCGCGCCCAGGGCCATCGTGCCGTCGGGCCCGGCGACCCGGGTGGAGTCGGCCGCGCCCGTCCGGTCGAGGCGGGTCGCGCCGTCGACCGGGGGCGGCGGGACCGCTCCCGCCGGGGCCGGGCCGCCGCCGCCGATCAGCCGCATCATCAGGGTCTGGGCGGTGGGCCGGTCCTGCGGCTCCTTGGCCAGGCACTCGGCGATCAGCACGCGCAGGTCGTCGGGCAGCCCGTCGAGGTCCGGGTCCTCGTTGAGCAGCCGGTTGATCACGGCGGGGATGGTGTCCTGACCGAACGGGGGCCGCCCGGTGGCGGCGAACACCATCGTGGAGCCCCACGAGAAGACGTCCACCGCCTCGGTCAGCGCGCTGCCCATCACCTGCTCGGGCGCCATGTACGCGGGGGTGCCGATGGCCTTGGTGCTGGCCACGGAGCCGGGATCCAGGGCGCGGGCGATCCCGAAGTCGATCACCCGGGGGCCGTCCGGGGCCATCAGCACGTTGTGCGGCTTGAAGTCGCGGTGCACGATCCCCGCCTGGTGGATGGCCACCAGCGCGGTCATGGTGCCGATCGCCAGCCGGTCCAGCGCCGCGCCGGCGCGCGGGCCCTCCTCGGTGACCAGCTTCTGCAGCGACTTGCCGGGGACGAACTCGCTGACGATGTACGGCCGGTCGCCCGCGACGTCGGCCTCCAGGACCTGGGCGGTGCAGAACCGGGCGACCTGCTTGGCGGCCTGGACCTCGCGCACGAAGCGGCTGCGGGCGGTCTCGTCCTCGGTCAGGTCGGCGCGCAGCAGCTTGATGGCCACCTTGCCGCCGTCGGCGTCCTCGCCGAGGTAGACGACGCCCTGACCGCCCTCGCCGAGACGCTCCAGCAGGTCGTACGGACCCAGCCGTCGCGGATCTCCCGAATGCAGTTCCGGCATCGACACTCCTGTACACGGGGGCGGGGGGCGGAAGGTACGAAACTACCGGAGGACCGCGCGGGGTCGGGTGCCCTCGGGCACGGCCGCGCGGTCGAACGGGCGCTCGTCCAGGGCACTTTCACCGTACCCGTCGAACCGGCCCGTCCGGCCGGGTACGCGCGGGCGGGCCGGAACCGGAAGGGGAGGGTTGGCTGACCGGCCGGTCCCGGCCGGCAGACTCGGGAGACACGAGCGACCTGAGGCCGCCCGACCGGGCGCGCCCGAGGTGAACGGGGACACGTACAGGTATGAGCACGACGATGAGCTTTCCGCGGCAGAGCGCCCGTACCCGACGGTTCACCCTGGGGGTCCCGCGCGGCTTCCAGATAGCGCCGGACGGCTCGCGCGTGGCCTTCCTGCGGACCCGTTCCGGCACCGACCCGGTGACCTGCCTGTGGACGCTCGACCCGGCCACGGGCGAGGAACGGTTGGTGGCCGACCCGACGGCGTTGAACCTCCCCGGCGAGGAGGACCTGCCGGCCGAGGAGCGGG
The DNA window shown above is from Thermomonospora umbrina and carries:
- a CDS encoding serine/threonine-protein kinase; translated protein: MPGTEELAELGSGAQGRVVLARHEATGNVVAIKYLNEGLLGDPRALDRMRGEAAALSRISSPHVVRLYGLAESAHGAAMVMEAIPGQSLRTVLDAQSGPLPAEAALTILKGSLLGLAAAHAAGVIHRDYKPGNILVLRDGLSKLVDFGVAGLTGQTGWLGTAGYMAPEQWSGEPISPATDLYAATCVFVECLTGSRPYDGRTVESLRIQHMTSPVPLQMIPEPLRPIVAQGLAKSPAQRLWDAERFAQQLESIAALHFGSDWERHGREKLGIAAAGIAIAAPLAALVGGAFVAPGATVTGAAVGQAAGTQTVVHAGTAGGKGALAKIGGAKGVAAMGTAGAAITASVMFLPSDPGVGGEAQGSLRVHFTRPGVLTGQPYMPAADSPYMRLSIQVSPARVKPGTRMRVTTFFSARTPQGGKYLPGGDLQCFGEDSDRRDVIGSYNFSIGEQSKNSNPRQAVLGLYKTPPAQKDKIPGTGAIRLTTSRRVSAEKQPYVQAECGYLSTWTDVREIVVPSHDTVRPGSYLVSPTIPPQLTVITRRGTAISPASVGAVVEGSLPVMTVLE
- a CDS encoding cysteine hydrolase family protein produces the protein MRRALVVIDVQESFRRQAMWEAVSNPGVVGKVGRLVEHARGGGDLVVWVLHSAPGSGTVFDPERGFVRLMDGLEVREGEPTLVKTAHNAFTTTDLQRLLTARGVREVVVCGIRTEQCVETTARLASDLGYEVTFVTDATATTPIPHRDAPAGRSVAEVLADPRTLGTDAITVRTEYALAGRFAAIRTVDG
- a CDS encoding DJ-1/PfpI family protein codes for the protein MTRVVFLLVPRLHLLDLAGPAQVFSTAADLGYGYELSYVAEQEDVPSAPGVPLRAGTARPEVGPGDLVLVPGWRAPTLRRHEGVSAEQARRPAEHHALGGTVASVCAGADALGWAGLLEGRRCTTHHALQEELAVRYPRARVVRDVLYVIDDRVVTSAAIASGIDLALHLVATRRGTGRARRRGSRVRWWCTHAATGRNGRRARCCGIGPT
- a CDS encoding helix-turn-helix domain-containing protein; its protein translation is MLRHRAHLSDVVHRVQDLIDTRFTDRLSPADLSAAGVSERTLTRLFGRATGMTPLRYQQVLRLERAGHLIGQGATVEAAARAVGFQDARMLRRLRARPKDTEDATRLSA
- the rraA gene encoding ribonuclease E activity regulator RraA yields the protein MEFATADLIDDFDAELASCETQFRQYGARAVFAGPIATIRCHRDNALVKKVLNGPGEGRVLVVDGGGSLASALMGDLIAAAAVEQGWAGVVINGAVRDVATLRTLDLGIKALGSNPRKSAKAGDGDTDVPVTFGGVDFAPGAWLYSDEDGIVVASRRLH
- a CDS encoding Lrp/AsnC family transcriptional regulator, whose translation is MRLDDLDRRIVAMLLENARASFAQIGDVIGLSAPAVKRRVDRLREEGVITGFAAVVDPATLGWSTEAFIEIFYNGARSPEETYESVRKHPEVIAAYTVTGAADALIHLRARDISHLEETLERLRREPNIAQTKTSIVLSRLIGRPTGGPDA
- the rocD gene encoding ornithine--oxo-acid transaminase — translated: MTLTQQLRALSEEHSAHNYHPLPIVITEAEGAWVTDAEGRRYLDMLAAYSAVNFGHRNPRLVEAARRQLERVTLVSRAFDHDQFGPFVAELAELAGKDMVLPMNSGAEAVETALKTARKWGYEVKGVPADQANIITFEGNFHGRTTTIVGFSTDPDARNSYGPFTPGFRTVPYGDVEALRAAMDDSTVGVLIEPIQGEAGVNVPPSGFLRAVRDLCTDANALMIADEIQSGLGRTGTTFAVEHEGVVPDVYILGKALGGGILPVSAVVADNDVLGVFKPGQHGSTFGGNPLACAVGREVVAMLRTGEFQERSRTLGAHMHARLGALPTDVVREVRGRGLWAGVELNGKARPVSERLMELGVLAKETHETTIRLAPPLVIGQDDLDWSLDQLEIALAG
- a CDS encoding flavin reductase family protein, whose amino-acid sequence is MNSEPLPQIPPSAAVDPRDFRRVAGRFATGVAVVSTVADGVDHAMTVNAFSSVSLEPLLVLFCAEKIARFHAAVLTAGRWAVSVLPESAQDVSQWFATRGRPLGAHLGDWRFERGPMTGAAIFSGALASLECRTHAVHDGGDHSIVVGEVLGAHAPETEDRPLLYYGGRYQRLT
- a CDS encoding DUF6113 family protein, giving the protein MDEDEDIRVSPAEDGDESAVPPRAASLPRDDPAEPPDLPDLVDPGVLRDPAEDGAFLAFLTGGAYGTLALLGLVLGVVGSFHFGWRTGSFPLAAVLLVALNFALPWLAGRLMGTKIAAAVPWVTWALVVTLLSTGRSEGDLVVTGDLAGYLFIMGGLVTGGVAVALTRSPSHGSWLLGPGVDRR
- the mshB gene encoding N-acetyl-1-D-myo-inositol-2-amino-2-deoxy-alpha-D-glucopyranoside deacetylase, which encodes MSDTDRRRVLFVHAHPDDEAIGTGATMAAYAAEGAHVCLVTCTLGEEGEIVPDELRHLASDKEDRLGEFRIGELAEACAALGVTDHRFLGGPGRWRDSGMMGAPTNDDPRCFWRADVDEAAAPLADVIREVRPQVLVTYDEHGHYGHPDHIQAHRVSLRACELAASPAGSVSGHGDPWRVAKFYATATPRTVLARSMALMRESRHPFERVSGIDQLGYGVPDGQVTTVVDARAHLPAKLAALRAHRTQITVAAEDQGPFFALSNNIGQQAFGAEYYTLLDGDRGPATVDGRESGLFSGLPGLE
- a CDS encoding serine/threonine-protein kinase, yielding MPELHSGDPRRLGPYDLLERLGEGGQGVVYLGEDADGGKVAIKLLRADLTEDETARSRFVREVQAAKQVARFCTAQVLEADVAGDRPYIVSEFVPGKSLQKLVTEEGPRAGAALDRLAIGTMTALVAIHQAGIVHRDFKPHNVLMAPDGPRVIDFGIARALDPGSVASTKAIGTPAYMAPEQVMGSALTEAVDVFSWGSTMVFAATGRPPFGQDTIPAVINRLLNEDPDLDGLPDDLRVLIAECLAKEPQDRPTAQTLMMRLIGGGGPAPAGAVPPPPVDGATRLDRTGAADSTRVAGPDGTMALGAVGAAGAGAAADDLPTAVLAEGQQIAGRATGASPVRPGGPHGPSGPVTGTLPGVPGYPDPSGRGGPGRGERRSNGPLIATVVAVAAVLLLIGGLVYASGGGDDPGVTPTDSPSASQSTDDGDDQEPPPDVPEDSGPPQQTTDPDPDPTTPEPSSTPSEEPTNPPEQPTDPPPSTEPPPDGGGGGGGGGGGGGESPPPGGGGGGGGGGEPGTGTGDGGGTGQQDAPAP